Proteins from a single region of Ananas comosus cultivar F153 unplaced genomic scaffold, ASM154086v1, whole genome shotgun sequence:
- the LOC109704438 gene encoding uncharacterized protein LOC109704438 isoform X1: MRHADVLPRHRTSPPPYPSPILQVPSIFFSLHASPSSLSLLYPLLSLSVHTIRLILSLHRLLEVVVHGDRAQAPKPRRVGVAPHPPPSLTPPRSCPTTALSSSEAPAAALGGCATAAGRRGWWSPAARAVLDVDGAAGAALTAVGAMTCRRRRCWLNDKRNIWCTRYGNAKCIG, encoded by the coding sequence ATGCGTCATGCTGATGTCCTTCCTCGGCACCGTACCTCTCCCCCTCCATACCCCTCTCCCATACTGCAAGtaccctcaatttttttttcccttcatgCCTCaccctcatctctctctctcctctatcctcttctttctctttccgtCCACACAATTCGTCTTATTTTGTCCCTTCATCGCCTCCTCGAGGTAGTGGTACATGGCGACCGTGCCCAAGCCCCCAAGCCCCGCCGCGTCGGGGTtgctcctcatcctcctccttcGCTAACCCCGCCACGCTCGTGTCCTACAACCGCCCTCTCCTCGTCGGAGGCGCccgcggcggcgctcggcggCTGCGCCACTGCCGCGGGGAGGAGGGGGTGGTGGTCGCCAGCTGCGAGGGCCGTGCTCGACGTGGACGGCGCCGCCGGGGCCGCTCTCACCGCGGTAGGCGCGATGACCTGCCGCCGCCGAAGGTGTTGGCTTAAC
- the LOC109704438 gene encoding uncharacterized protein LOC109704438 isoform X2 encodes MRHADVLPRHRTSPPPYPSPILQVPSIFFSLHASPSSLSLLYPLLSLSVHTIRLILSLHRLLEVVVHGDRAQAPKPRRVGVAPHPPPSLTPPRSCPTTALSSSEAPAAALGGCATAAGRRGWWSPAARAVLDVDGAAGAALTAVGAMTCRRRRCWLNWIHYTVDTGFIFS; translated from the coding sequence ATGCGTCATGCTGATGTCCTTCCTCGGCACCGTACCTCTCCCCCTCCATACCCCTCTCCCATACTGCAAGtaccctcaatttttttttcccttcatgCCTCaccctcatctctctctctcctctatcctcttctttctctttccgtCCACACAATTCGTCTTATTTTGTCCCTTCATCGCCTCCTCGAGGTAGTGGTACATGGCGACCGTGCCCAAGCCCCCAAGCCCCGCCGCGTCGGGGTtgctcctcatcctcctccttcGCTAACCCCGCCACGCTCGTGTCCTACAACCGCCCTCTCCTCGTCGGAGGCGCccgcggcggcgctcggcggCTGCGCCACTGCCGCGGGGAGGAGGGGGTGGTGGTCGCCAGCTGCGAGGGCCGTGCTCGACGTGGACGGCGCCGCCGGGGCCGCTCTCACCGCGGTAGGCGCGATGACCTGCCGCCGCCGAAGGTGTTGGCTTAAC